A single Leucoraja erinacea ecotype New England chromosome 45, Leri_hhj_1, whole genome shotgun sequence DNA region contains:
- the tsku gene encoding tsukushi, whose translation MACSAWLAVLAFLVSCDRGLMTCLPECHCEVESFGMFSSFSLTKVDCSGVGPHLTVIPIPLDTSYLDLSHNRLKAVSPQMFTGPGYTMLMSLDLSYNEITGMSSSTFSKLRYLEALNLSHNSLEVLEEGIFTNLPLGEVDLSSNKLRSINLDTFTSKGHMKPLSLDLSGNMITAVARSLDKAIPNIYSLELSGNRLDTVPSRYLSNIPLRYLGLARNAISSIPGDAFTGLQELTSLSLRGLPALSDLSPSSFRGLQNLQVLDLSHNGNLRSLDLAVFEGLGSLQELRLEMSGVASLPDVILNHLPAIKTITIGASLLRCGKTTKEGSFHRQFGFGQREQSLHCIDVSGSSNIQYTLKLK comes from the coding sequence ATGGCTTGTTCTGCCTGGTTGGCTGTGCTTGCATTCCTCGTCTCTTGCGATCGTGGTCTGATGACCTGCTTGCCAGAGTGTCACTGCGAAGTGGAAAGTTTTGGGATGTTCAgcagtttcagtctgaccaaaGTCGACTGCAGTGGCGTTGGGCCTCACCTCACCGTCATCCCCATTCCGCTGGATACTTCCTACCTGGACTTGTCCCATAACCGCTTGAAGGCCGTGTCGCCCCAGATGTTCACGGGGCCTGGATACACCATGTTGATGAGCCTGGATCTCAGCTACAACGAGATAACAGGAATGTCCTCCAGCACCTTCTCCAAGCTGAGGTACCTGGAGGCCTTGAACCTCAGCCATAACTCCCTGGAAGTGCTGGAAGAGGGGATCTTCACCAACCTGCCCCTGGGTGAGGTAGACCTCAGTAGCAACAAGCTCCGTAGCATAAACCTGGACACCTTCACCTCCAAAGGCCACATGAAGCCCCTGAGCTTGGACCTGTCCGGGAACATGATAACTGCAGTTGCCCGAAGTTTGGATAAAGCCATCCCCAATATTTACAGCTTGGAATTGTCGGGAAACAGATTGGATACAGTGCCCTCCCGTTACCTCTCCAACATCCCCTTGCGCTACCTGGGCCTGGCTAGGAATGCCATCTCCAGCATTCCCGGGGATGCTTTCACGGGACTGCAGGAACTGACCAGCCTGTCTCTCCGGGGTCTCCCGGCACTGTCTGACTTGTCCCCCTCCAGCTTCCGGGGTCTGCAGAACCTCCAGGTCCTGGATCTGTCACATAACGGCAACCTGAGGTCCTTGGACCTGGCGGTGTTTGAGGGCCTGGGCTCCCTGCAGGAGCTCCGTCTGGAGATGTCTGGTGTGGCCTCTCTGCCAGACGTCATTCTCAACCACCTGCCTGCCATCAAAACCATCACCATCGGCGCCAGCCTGCTGAGATGTGGGAAGACAACCAAGGAAGGCTCTTTCCACCGGCAGTTTGGCTTTGGCCAGAGGGAACAGTCCCTTCACTGCATTGATGTCAGTGGCTCCTCTAACATTCAATACACTTTAAAACTGAAATGA